A genome region from Pseudomonas pergaminensis includes the following:
- a CDS encoding SCO family protein, with amino-acid sequence MTRTQKTVFILVALVALIMGLTVNKVLSGKGQGDPTALIDAGIILLPQSRQLPPVSMTNQEGQPVVVNELKGKWSLLFFGYTFCPDICPTTLAQLRQIKSELPKDAVDKLQVILVSVDPNRDTPTQLKQYLGYFDPQFQGLTGANVEDVQKVSNAVSIPFIPADTSKPNYTVDHSGNLALIGPDGTQRGFIRAPLNNQKLVAQLPVLLQRK; translated from the coding sequence ATGACTCGAACTCAAAAAACTGTCTTCATCCTGGTGGCCCTGGTGGCATTGATCATGGGCCTGACCGTCAACAAGGTGCTCTCGGGCAAGGGCCAGGGCGACCCCACTGCCTTGATCGACGCCGGCATCATCCTGCTGCCGCAAAGCCGTCAGCTGCCGCCAGTGAGCATGACCAACCAGGAAGGCCAGCCGGTGGTGGTCAATGAGTTGAAAGGCAAGTGGAGCCTGCTGTTTTTCGGCTACACCTTCTGCCCGGACATCTGCCCGACCACCCTCGCCCAACTGCGCCAGATCAAGAGCGAGCTGCCCAAGGACGCGGTGGATAAGCTGCAGGTGATCCTGGTCAGCGTCGACCCGAACCGCGATACGCCGACCCAGCTCAAGCAGTACCTGGGCTACTTCGACCCGCAGTTCCAGGGCCTGACCGGCGCGAACGTGGAGGATGTGCAGAAGGTTTCGAATGCGGTGAGCATTCCGTTCATACCGGCCGACACCAGCAAACCGAACTACACCGTTGACCACAGCGGTAACCTGGCGCTGATCGGTCCGGACGGGACGCAGCGTGGGTTTATTCGTGCGCCGTTGAATAACCAGAAGCTCGTAGCGCAACTGCCGGTGCTGTTGCAGCGTAAATAA
- the cyoE gene encoding heme o synthase → MATLIGAHHRQAIWRDYLELTKPKVVVLMLITSLVGMFLATRAGVPWTVLVFGNLGIALCAGGAAAVNHVVDRRIDAVMARTHKRPLAEGRVSPLAALAFALFLAVAGLALLLAFTNPLAAWLTLASLLGYAVIYTGFLKRATPQNIVIGGLAGAAPPLLGWVAVTGHVSAEPLLLVLIIFAWTPPHFWALAIHRKEEYAKADIPMLPVTHGEHYTKVHILLYTFALLAVSLMPYVIHMSGVLYLACALVLGGRFLQWAWVLYRGGRPHAAINTFKYSIWYLLLLFIALLVDHYLLLNL, encoded by the coding sequence ATGGCGACCTTGATCGGCGCACACCACCGCCAGGCGATCTGGCGTGACTACCTGGAGCTGACCAAGCCGAAGGTGGTGGTGCTGATGCTCATCACCTCGCTGGTTGGCATGTTCCTGGCGACCCGCGCCGGCGTGCCGTGGACAGTGCTGGTGTTTGGCAACCTGGGGATTGCCCTGTGTGCGGGGGGCGCGGCGGCGGTCAACCATGTGGTGGATCGGCGCATCGACGCGGTGATGGCGCGCACCCACAAGCGGCCATTGGCCGAGGGGCGGGTGTCGCCGCTGGCGGCGTTGGCGTTTGCACTGTTTCTGGCTGTTGCAGGATTGGCGCTGTTGCTGGCGTTCACCAACCCGCTGGCGGCGTGGCTGACGCTGGCTTCGCTGCTCGGTTATGCAGTGATCTACACCGGCTTTCTCAAGCGTGCGACGCCACAGAATATCGTTATCGGAGGCTTGGCCGGCGCGGCGCCGCCACTGTTGGGTTGGGTCGCCGTCACCGGGCATGTCAGCGCCGAACCCCTGCTGCTGGTGCTGATCATCTTCGCCTGGACGCCGCCGCACTTCTGGGCCCTGGCCATCCATCGCAAGGAGGAATACGCCAAGGCCGATATTCCGATGCTGCCGGTCACCCATGGCGAGCACTACACCAAGGTGCATATCCTGCTCTACACCTTCGCCCTGCTGGCAGTGAGCCTGATGCCCTATGTGATCCATATGAGCGGCGTGCTGTACCTTGCCTGTGCACTGGTATTGGGCGGGCGCTTTCTGCAATGGGCCTGGGTGTTGTACCGTGGCGGTCGGCCGCACGCGGCGATCAACACCTTCAAGTACTCTATCTGGTACTTGCTGCTGCTGTTTATCGCCCTGCTCGTAGACCACTACTTACTGTTGAACCTATGA
- a CDS encoding MetQ/NlpA family ABC transporter substrate-binding protein: MKKLLVAFAAVAAFSAHAETITVAASPVPHAEILEFVKPALAKEGVDLQVKVFTDYVQPNVQVAEKRLDANFFQHQPYLDEFNKAKGTHLVSVGAVHLEPLGAYSSKYKKLDELPSGANVVIPNDATNGGRALLLLAKNGLITLKDPTNILSTIKDITGNSKNLKFRELEAATLPRVLTQVDLALINTNYALEAKLDPSKDALVIEGSDSPYVNILVTREDNKDSDAVKKLVAALHTPEVKKFIEEKYKGAIKPAF, from the coding sequence ATGAAAAAACTACTGGTTGCTTTCGCCGCCGTTGCCGCGTTTTCCGCCCACGCCGAGACCATTACGGTCGCCGCTTCGCCGGTCCCCCACGCGGAAATCCTCGAATTCGTGAAACCTGCCCTCGCCAAAGAAGGCGTAGACCTGCAGGTCAAAGTCTTTACCGATTACGTGCAGCCAAACGTTCAAGTCGCTGAAAAGCGCCTGGACGCCAACTTCTTCCAGCACCAGCCGTACCTGGATGAATTCAACAAGGCCAAGGGCACTCACCTGGTGAGCGTCGGCGCTGTGCACCTGGAACCCCTGGGCGCTTACTCCAGCAAGTACAAGAAGCTGGACGAGCTGCCAAGCGGCGCCAATGTGGTGATCCCGAACGACGCCACCAACGGCGGCCGCGCGTTGTTGCTGCTGGCCAAGAACGGCCTGATCACCCTGAAGGACCCGACCAACATCCTGTCGACCATCAAGGACATCACCGGTAACAGCAAAAACCTGAAGTTCCGTGAACTGGAAGCCGCCACCCTGCCGCGCGTGCTGACCCAAGTCGACCTGGCGCTGATCAACACCAACTATGCGCTGGAAGCCAAGCTGGACCCGTCCAAGGACGCACTGGTCATCGAAGGCAGCGACTCGCCTTACGTGAACATTCTGGTGACCCGCGAAGACAACAAGGACTCGGACGCCGTGAAGAAGCTGGTTGCCGCCCTGCACACGCCTGAAGTGAAAAAATTCATCGAAGAGAAGTACAAAGGCGCGATCAAGCCGGCGTTCTGA